From Calliphora vicina chromosome 3, idCalVici1.1, whole genome shotgun sequence:
ttgcaataataaaaaactttaacaaattaatttttacatatttaattcAACGAAATGAAATTCTCAACCTATTAAGTTCAATGCACATATTTCGTTCatggttttaaattattttagtgattttctaTTGCTAAATTTAAGTTATGGCAACTCCAATgacttgtttttcttattttgttttgctcaTTTCGTAGAAAAATAACTGTGATTTTTGTAACTAGAAGAAATGAAAAGCtattttcttgaataaaaaTGGAGGAACTTAATTATTCTCCAGGAGATTTAACTCACGAGGACATTACCCAATTATCACCAGAATATttgcaaagaaaattatatttcctAGTAGATCAACTTAAGTCTATGCATGCCAATTTGCCGGAGTAAGTTGGGGACAAGAAAACAAGGTGGtcttattgatattttaacaatttgtttgtttgatttcaCCAGAATCTACCACACACGCATTTCCTATGAACTGCTCACCGAATTGGCCAATTCTCTGCTGAACGATACAATTTTCGAAATAGTCAAGGGTTTAATGGAAATCCAACATGTAACCGAAAAGCATTTACATCAATTGCGCGAACAGGTGGAGAATGAGTATGAAATTGAGGTACAGGAATGGATTTCGAAAATTAATGATCAAGAGGAGTTACAGCATATATTGCAATTGATGAAAATCAAACATAATCGTAAATTAAAAGAGactgatatgaaattgattgcTTTGTTGGATCAAAAGGTGCGCGATCAACAGTCGACATTGCATAAGGCCGGAGTGGCAGGGTTCTATGTGACAGACAATCCCAAAGAGATCAAGATACAAATGTTTCTATTGGATTTTATTTTGCGTTTATCGAGAATTAAATTTGAGCCgaataagtaataaaaaaaacaaggtaaatggaagtttttttttaattgtgatttaagataaatattaaggGATTTTGAAAAGACTATAGGTATAAAATCTATTAAGTATAAAAGTTTAGGACCTAGCTGTTGAGAAATACCTTTAATTgcattataaatacatatcaatatctttaaaaacaaatattgattCAGAAACAAGACCGGAGAACAATTATCAAAGAGCCCGATTCAGAAATACGACTggcaataaattttcaaatgcttgtataaaaatcattcagtttttaaataagttttgaaagtttttcatagaaaaatttgaaaattgttttccattCGTGTTTCCGAATCAGGGCCATAGTTTTGTATGACAACccctcaaaaattatttgaaaactgagtgGTTTTCacacaaaacttttaaaattgtgttacgttcatgtttctgaatcaggccctaatatatttgaaaattaaattaggaATTATAAGgcttttgataaaacaattgaaaaactattaaattccACACAAAGttcatttagtaaaactttaactttattaatcatttatgaACTTCTAACGTCAGttctttgtttaaaaattgctgccataaaatgtgtaaatttatcTTGtcacaacaataaataaaacatttattacatttattGTTAACACTAATGATAGTTATCAGTTAATTAACAAAGTCAACAGTTGTTAAAACAAAACGTCAAAGGAAAATCAAACCAAAAATCATTCTATAATTAACACGTGTAAGCAAATATTATAAAGAAATCTAATTTGTAATTGACATAGAGTGGAAACTAGACAAATTAGTCCTCCATTACAACCTCAGCAATATaggaatttaattatttgtttatataaagtatatttatttatagtatgtataatttaataatacaatCATCACAATGGTATAactattaattataaatttagatagaatattatatttagttaaagattaaatactaattaaaataaaactaaaacttaacaagttaaaagaaataaaaagaaaaaaacaggaAAGCAAAGAAATTAATACATGAAAAAACAGCCCTTATTAGCAAGAGTTGCAATATTTCTTGAGTTTAACATCTACAACTAATTTACAGCGTCAGCAGTACAGACCCTGGCCCTCGTTCTTTTCTATATAATAGTTGCAATAATCTTTTTGGGTGGGCGTCAAACCCATTTGTTCAACCTCACGCTTAAATTGCTCTACGCCCCCAACACCAGCCAAATAACCATTGAGTTTGGTGGCCACATATGAGCTACGCAAAAGTGTGGAATTTAAATTGAAGGTTTCACACAAATCACGGTGGCCCTGCAGGCGATACTTTTGGTGATAGctgcataaaaaatttaattaatattgtttatttgtattataaagAGAGCTAAGCTAAACTTACTCTTCTGCTGGAAAGAAATTAGTTTTGGGTGAAATTTCCGTACGTATTACTTCGGGAGCCCTTTTAATTTTCTCCTCCGCACGCGATTCTTCGGCAATTTGTTTCTGCTCCTCATCGTGATACAAAATCAAAGACATATATTGTCTTTTGATGACAGTACACAAACCATACTCATGGTTATTCCAGAAGAGATTCAACAACTGTTTGTAGCTTATAATCTCAGGATCATAATCAATTTCTAAAACTTCGGTGTGGTCACCCCTATAGTGTTGTGAATTTGGgttaaatgacaaaattattgaaagaaATTAGTTAGTAAGCGTGATAGATAGcaacagagagagagagagcaaAGTTAGATAAGCGATAGTTGGTTATtaacaaacaataataaaaggGTGCACAAGTATAAGATAATAAAATAGATAGAAATAGAAAAAGATTAGTTAAAATTTGTTCCGTGGCATACAACTTACATATTACGGTACGTTGGCTGATCCTTAGAGCCGCCGGCATAGCCCACAGTAGTGCGCAAAATGCCCCAGGTACCGCCATACAAAGACTCAGCTCCCCAGAAACAGCCCATGCCAAAGGTGGCAGTTTTAAATGGTCTATCCAGTTTGTGCACCGGTGTGATGTTCAATTCTTTTTGTTCATTACGCACAATactctaaaataaaataaattttataaaaaagttagttttgatttgaattatttttaaaaataaacagaatttacataaaatttaaaatatttatttaaagaggAGCCATTGCAATCCTTCCACTCATTGAAAAATACTGCCACACAATcaaaaattgaaaccactagCAAAACTGATAAAATCAACAAGTATTTTTGGTTCATGTTGcctattttaaattctttttgtttAACACTCCAGAGGAGTTACGAACTCTTCAATAGTTTTAATAGAACTAAACATTTTGGGGGACGTACATCAATATCAAATCAGTCAATATGTTAACAATTTATGGTGATTTGTTTGACGAAATCATCAACCAGGTTCAATGCACGTATGcactaacaatatttctttggaatatttaaGAGATGACAACTTAATAGCACCAACTATACGGGATTGTagttttttaaatcataaaatatcaattattactttaattatttataattattgtaataaatcttgttatttattataattctcAAAATCCTGCAAAATTTaggtttgattttttattaaaatgaatcattttaactaaatttctcTATATTCCTaagatattttacaaaatatcctGTATTTGCCTTAAAATTGATAACAAGTGTGTAGTTGGTTGTCTTACTCACTCACAAAACGTGTGtgggaaaaacaaataataaaaaataaacaaaaccaaCGTCATATGGTTTTAAGAGAATAACGGCAAAAGAGAAATTAAGAGCTAAAATACATTAAATCGGCTCTTAAGGAATGTCTGTAAATGCCAAGGTCGTTGAAATAGAAATATTagctaagtttttttattgaattacgtagattttttttgcataaaaacttaaaattattaaattttgtttaaatttatttaaaaataaaaccaacttGCTTTACCTTAATACAACCCGGCTTTTGCAATTTAGCTAAAAAACGTTTGTACattgtattttaaacaaaattttcttataaaaaccaCCAACTATCACTAGTAGTTTACTACAACTATTCATTAACTCAATGTTATAATGACTCaggttttgtaaaacaaaatataaaaaagcttttattccAAACCTTTAAGCCCTCCATGTCCGTAAGAAAACCTCTTGTTTGGACAATTACACCCATTACacgtttaaacatttttaaattatttagtttcAGCCACCGCAACCAAACCACTATTTTTATGTTACTAATTTCTTGTAAATTCTTTAAGCTACACGAGTATGAGGAGGAGAACTTGTGCCGGAagatgtttgtttaaaaataataatagattttctaacaaaaacaataataaacacacAAAAGTGAGGAaggaaaagcttttttatttcaattgtcaGACAATGTGTCTGTGTGCAATGAGTGCTGCTCTTGAATTTTAAAATGGGGGGTTTAATAAACTTATTGAAGGTAAAATTAAATTAGGCAAATCTATGTGAATGTGTGATAGTttcttttttggtaatttttctcttgattttaaaaaacttttgatttgttttgggattttttatttgagggaaatttgtgttaaatgcataagaaaaaatgttattttaagttAGGGAACAGTGGGCTGTAATGAGCAATtgtatgtttattttcttttgaaaagttttttttttaaaaaattgaatatttcaaaaaaaaatttcaatataaagaattcaaaattcgttcgaagttttttaaaataattttgattttttaaaaaaaaaatttaaataattttgattttttaaaaaaaagttaaataattttgaattacatattcgaaaaaattaaagatattttaaaaattttgaattttttgagaatatggaaaaaaattattttcaatagatttagaaaaaaatattatattttgaatagatttgaaaaaaaaaattaatttaacaaatgttttggaaaaaattgtgaattttttgaaaatttaattatctttttataacaaaaaaagatttggaaaacatattttaatattttgatttgaaaaaaatttaatgattaattttttttatgaaaatatttgaaactaattttgaatttttttgaataaaatttaatttaacgattctttttttacaatttacaaacattttggaatttttataaaatatttgtaaaacattctttaatattttgaaagatttgaaaaagaaaaaatataattaacaacataaagaaacattttgaaatgaattattatttaagattttcgaACTTTAGATTAGTAAATTATtcaagattaaaaaaataaaatttaattgaaattttttgaaaaacaataacttTAGAATTTGcataaaagttttttgtttaaataattcaattatttgCATTTTAGGAAACAAATGTTAagtattttcaaacaattttgaacTTATTGAAAAGTTCAATTTAGaagtttcctaaaaatattgaaattaaaaaaggcaatACCGAATCGCTGTTGGCATATAATCCAAtaattgtcggaatcggttttgaaagtACATTGGatctaaaattaaattctttatcgattaaacaaaaaattacattggatAACATAAgtcaaatgtattttgtttgttgttttcaaaactgattctaacaatgattggattctacgacaacctcgattacaaaactttatagtatttttgaaaatacttgcacaaaatttaatttaactaacggaattttatagaattttttaataaaaattatgaatttaaaaaaatatgaatcttAACAGATTCAAAACAAAATGGTTTGTTcttaaatgttttcaataatttatatctgAACCTTTGCAAggaatacaaatttgtttatcaaagaatatttaaaatttaaaatctattattCACTTAGATTTGAGCAATTGGAAAAGTACAAGTTTTTATAAACATGATAATTAATACTAAATCTTATTTAATTAAGACTAGAACAGTttattaggtttattttttgtttatgaaaatcaaaacaaagaaaCTTAAAGTCTATATAACgggtttcaaaacaaaaaaagaaacgtcAATAAATTTTAACTGAAATTTATGACACTCCaatgcaaattttattattttattattattgttttggaTAAAATCGTAATTaatacacacaaaaattataaaaaataaaaataaaacaatttagaatTTACAACAAACGgctttataaatttctttattaaaagataagaattacttttaataaattgtttatctaaattattgtaattaaaattttactttccttGTTATCTTATGGTTTTAATAATaactaagaaaattatttagttgtaaatttaaaataggtGAATAaacttataataatttttttttaaaaaaacaaaagcaatttAAACTTACCAAATCCTTGAGTTGTGGCACATTAATATCTTCAGGATTAATAGCAATAGAAGTCATTTTAGgcgattttatttaaagtatttttttaaaaaaaaactattttaaaaatttagctttttgttCACTGtgcttaaaattttgtagctgATCAAGCtacaaattgtatatttacTAGTAGATGTTTATAAATCAACTGTTAAGACAATTTCTTATGCTGGCTCTTTATATACCCAACGCTGCTGATCTATgttggtttttctttttattttttttctgttgaaataaagtaacaaaaaagcTCTTGATGTATTAAATAATAAGTGATTATACTCTTTCGTTTTAATCAATTTAAGTGTAAGTGTAGAGAGAGAGAGTGTAATAGCTTAAAGAGTGATTAAGAATTATAGAGAAATTGTGTGCTAAATGTGAGAGCTCAACTTTAATCAATATGTAACTATAAATACTTGAAATTATTGCATTTTTGttagaattattgaaaaaaaacagtACAAATATCTTTCCTCTAAATTCTGTGTAAAATCTTTCAatgttatacatattttgatttgaAGGCTGGTCAAATTTGAGGTTATGGaataaatttgctttaaaacacTCTGTTTTTTGACAAAGATCAGTTTTATTGACACTAATGTAAAGtagaaatatggaaaataatAATGTCCGCAAAGGTCCGCTCTTTCCATAAAATTTCTAATCAATTCAGAGCTTCGATTGGTTGTGGTTTGTTCACGTGGTTGTGGCCTTTCAAATGGCCTCGATTATCTTATCAATGCAGCACCAAATTTCATCTGTCAGAGCATCGAATAGTTGTGGTTTGTTCACGTGAACCCGGTCCTTAAAAAGGCCCCGAGAGAAAATAGTCCAGAGGTGTTAAATCATAAGAAAGAGGCAGCTAATTTCTGTTGTCAAATCGAGAAATTACGCGATGGGGAAATTTCTTAACTATTCTTTCGATTCGAAAAGAAAATCCTTCGTATTTGTGTGCTTTACACATGgaaattcgaaaatgttttctttctTAATGAATTACACAAGAGTGGCGCCGTCTTGCAGTAACCAAAGtatgcttttacacagggcaatttttcttgcgcaagtctagagtttataggagagagaggcaagaagaaagaagaggggtacacacttgcttgtactggcaagtctcttcaaatttcttttgttttctcattttcaatatggcgtctattaggttttgacatacaaaattgctcacagacttgctgtgtgtaaacagacgagcaagtttaaaagggaatcgacgagacttgcttcaagtaaacttgccctgtgtaaaagcagactaagaTCAAATTAGCCACTAAAGATCGGTTTTCTCACGAGAATTGGATCTTCGCTCCGGAACTACCCGAGTCTCACTCAGGAAAGATTGTGAGCTGTATCAAGCGGAACTTGTTCCCCACCGAAGAActccaacaacaacaataatctaACAGTTACATGGCCTTTGAAGATTTCCGATTTCtaattttacagaaaatattcGAGAGGTGGTAAATCACACGACCATGGAGTCCACAGGttcatttctcgaaatcaagttatcaataaatcgatggttgtcGTTGGCTTATTGCATCTAGCatcatcctgttgaaaccacatctcaCACGGATCAATgcttccatattttcaaaccaaaaaaatcattgatcatacTGCGTTAACGATCTTTATTGACCGTAAAGCACCggcttaatttttgaagaaataaggtccgTATGTCATGTAGCatcatcctgttgaaaccacttCTCGCCCGTATCAatatcatccatattttcaaacaaaaaaatcattgatcatggtgtgTTAACGATCTTCATTGATGGTAACGCGAGCTCTGGCTTcgtttttgaagaaataagatcCGTATGGCATGTAGTGTCATTCTGTTGAAACCACTTCTCGCTCagatcaatgtcatccatattttcaaacaaaaaatcattgatcatgatgCGTTAACGATCTTCATTGACCGTAACGCGAGCTTCggcttaatttttgaagaaataagttCCGTATGGCATGTAGTGTCATTCTGTTGAAATCACTTCTCGCCCagatcaatgtcatccatattttcaaataaaaaaatcattgatcatggtgcgtTAACGATCTTCACGAGCTCCggcttaatttttgaagaaataaggtccgTTTGACATGTAGCGTCATCTTGCTGAAATCACTTCTCACCCGGATCAATGCCATCcgtattttcaaacaaaaaaatcattgatcatggtgcgtTAACGATCTTCATTGACAGTAACGCTCCGGCTCCGGCTTCGTTTTTGATGAAATAAGGTCCGATGATGCCCAAGAAGTTTGTTCTTTTTCAGTTAAATCAGCAAGTAAAGCATTTGTCTCGTTTACAAAGTTGGCAGTGAcaacgatttttttatttatttttttgtgaatatGAACCGGCTTTGGCCTCACGTACTAGTTAtcagatttaacaaaaacaattatataGTCAGCAAATACTACGACTctattatatattttcaatacgTACAATCTCTAAAGAGAGTGAGAAAGCAAGATCCAAAGACAGAGAAAAGTTGCTTGACTAGCATGTGCTGGTTTTGTGTGCACAAcgtctaaaataaataaacaaaagaaaaagcaaacaaaaaaatataaatactcgCAAttcatgattttgaaaattgtttacaaaaaaactgcatatttaaaagatttttgaaaaattgttttctatattaaaaatcCTTTATTTTTAAAGGACATGCTGCTTTTTGAGCTCGTCTCTGTTTACAGAATCAGATTTCGTTTGAAGCTTAAAAATCGGAGCAGAAATAAAGAATTTACAGAAAATTGGCATTTACTACTAAATGGCTTtatggtttttaattaaatttaggcCATATATAGTTTGGTGCATGTAGTATTACTGTGCCAAATTTCATCCAATTCTGATTATTAGTTTAGCGGCtagaatttttggaaataatttcgTTATACAGCAACTAAAATCTATAGCCAGTTGACAGTGTTTGTTTTGAGTAACGCGTCAGTGCTGAGATATGCAATCAGCTGTGCGGCAGCAAAACTGTTTTGGCACACTTATCATTCGTTCAATGGGTGTTTAAAAGGGTCTGGGGAACACCAAGCGGTAGGGGGAAATCTATATGCTTTtgatatgtttgtttatttgggttttattattatttttttttttacttaatttttattaaagtttttaatttaaatattgtacataTCAAATAGTAAATTAAAGTACAATAGtttgaaaatagttttgtgGAGATTAGAAATGATTGTTGTTGGTGGCAGCGTTATCACGTGAACTTAAAAATTggcgaatttatataaatttcttaatttattattgttattatgtattctttttcttaatttttaaatttaaataaaacgttaCTTATAATTGagcattcattcattattttcCTGTAATCTCTTGTTATgcacttatttttattattttaagtcaaaatatttgctttatcatttttaataagaaacgCGTTTTGCTGTAAATTTTGCATAACCTAAATCaatgaatttgcaaaaaaacaataaaatagtttaatataacattttgcgcagtttttaaaaaaaatttagaacatCTCCTCAATGTATAATCAAAAGGGTCCttgattatttgtaattaaaacaacataatttcaatatattatcAATTTACAAGGGAACTAAACAAATGTAATTAgaataaaacaagaaataatattgaatttcaATCATGACT
This genomic window contains:
- the gdl gene encoding gonadal protein gdl, with product MEELNYSPGDLTHEDITQLSPEYLQRKLYFLVDQLKSMHANLPEIYHTRISYELLTELANSLLNDTIFEIVKGLMEIQHVTEKHLHQLREQVENEYEIEVQEWISKINDQEELQHILQLMKIKHNRKLKETDMKLIALLDQKVRDQQSTLHKAGVAGFYVTDNPKEIKIQMFLLDFILRLSRIKFEPNK
- the MsrA gene encoding peptide methionine sulfoxide reductase isoform X3 — encoded protein: MTSIAINPEDINVPQLKDLSIVRNEQKELNITPVHKLDRPFKTATFGMGCFWGAESLYGGTWGILRTTVGYAGGSKDQPTYRNMGDHTEVLEIDYDPEIISYKQLLNLFWNNHEYGLCTVIKRQYMSLILYHDEEQKQIAEESRAEEKIKRAPEVIRTEISPKTNFFPAEDYHQKYRLQGHRDLCETFNLNSTLLRSSYVATKLNGYLAGVGGVEQFKREVEQMGLTPTQKDYCNYYIEKNEGQGLYC
- the MsrA gene encoding peptide methionine sulfoxide reductase isoform X4 is translated as MTSIAINPEDINVPQLKDLSIVRNEQKELNITPVHKLDRPFKTATFGMGCFWGAESLYGGTWGILRTTVGYAGGSKDQPTGDHTEVLEIDYDPEIISYKQLLNLFWNNHEYGLCTVIKRQYMSLILYHDEEQKQIAEESRAEEKIKRAPEVIRTEISPKTNFFPAEDYHQKYRLQGHRDLCETFNLNSTLLRSSYVATKLNGYLAGVGGVEQFKREVEQMGLTPTQKDYCNYYIEKNEGQGLYC
- the MsrA gene encoding peptide methionine sulfoxide reductase isoform X2, translating into MNQKYLLILSVLLVVSIFDCVAVFFNEWKDCNGSSLNKYFKFYSIVRNEQKELNITPVHKLDRPFKTATFGMGCFWGAESLYGGTWGILRTTVGYAGGSKDQPTGDHTEVLEIDYDPEIISYKQLLNLFWNNHEYGLCTVIKRQYMSLILYHDEEQKQIAEESRAEEKIKRAPEVIRTEISPKTNFFPAEDYHQKYRLQGHRDLCETFNLNSTLLRSSYVATKLNGYLAGVGGVEQFKREVEQMGLTPTQKDYCNYYIEKNEGQGLYC
- the MsrA gene encoding peptide methionine sulfoxide reductase isoform X1 — translated: MNQKYLLILSVLLVVSIFDCVAVFFNEWKDCNGSSLNKYFKFYSIVRNEQKELNITPVHKLDRPFKTATFGMGCFWGAESLYGGTWGILRTTVGYAGGSKDQPTYRNMGDHTEVLEIDYDPEIISYKQLLNLFWNNHEYGLCTVIKRQYMSLILYHDEEQKQIAEESRAEEKIKRAPEVIRTEISPKTNFFPAEDYHQKYRLQGHRDLCETFNLNSTLLRSSYVATKLNGYLAGVGGVEQFKREVEQMGLTPTQKDYCNYYIEKNEGQGLYC